The following are from one region of the Polyangiaceae bacterium genome:
- a CDS encoding 8-oxo-dGTP diphosphatase, with the protein MLERVTDLDWSTWQPDDRATLLFVVHADRILLIEKKRGLGAGKINGPGGRIEPGESPRQAAVREVQEEVGVTPEGISESGELSFQFLDGYGLHVVVFRAEGASGQVIETDEAVPLWTPLDGIPYHRMWADDVLWLPMMLERRRFSGRFLFDGDRLVDHQLSSA; encoded by the coding sequence GTGCTCGAACGCGTCACGGACTTGGATTGGTCGACTTGGCAGCCCGACGATCGCGCGACGCTACTGTTCGTCGTACACGCAGATCGAATTCTCTTGATCGAGAAGAAGCGCGGTCTCGGCGCCGGCAAGATCAACGGACCCGGCGGGCGCATCGAGCCCGGGGAGAGCCCCAGACAAGCAGCGGTCCGCGAGGTGCAGGAGGAGGTCGGCGTCACGCCGGAAGGGATCTCGGAATCCGGCGAGCTGAGCTTTCAGTTCCTGGATGGCTACGGGCTCCACGTGGTCGTGTTTCGTGCCGAAGGAGCCAGCGGTCAGGTGATCGAGACCGACGAGGCAGTGCCGCTGTGGACTCCCCTGGACGGCATTCCCTACCACCGCATGTGGGCTGACGATGTCTTGTGGCTGCCCATGATGCTCGAGCGACGCCGCTTCTCCGGCCGCTTCCTGTTCGACGGAGACCGACTGGTGGACCATCAGCTCTCCTCTGCCTGA
- a CDS encoding sigma-54-dependent Fis family transcriptional regulator: MTDHSPLETLSPALARREALLSTWRSRYFSAVPAGTRINAGEFDEIFGKELDRLAKPAADPDAPPTTLRETAQTLADLGVPLAHLVIAGSAWRDAICEILGPSLAPAVEAAVAELDALRAKTYAEVYAARESYAACARPVVNLRKKEDDDAFELIGQSPAMERLREQISDAGQARGSLLILGEPGTGKELVARAVHAGSGLERSAFLRLTPSVLSPHVVDSELFGHVGRDGDKRFAGLLRSAEGGTLFIDEVTALSPEVQAKLVHVLLEGKMRPVGGAEDEPVHVRVIASTSRDLDEAVAAGVLRGDLASALKMLTIEVPPLRERRSDIPLLCEHFLTTFCHRRCGCIFAISDRAMQLLLSADWPGNDRELRSAIEHAVSNGEGGVVRVEDLPAYLWHGRGVEGEGVLDRLPTLAEAEEQLIRATLKHFEGNKLRAAKSLGISRHKLYDRLRKLGL; this comes from the coding sequence GTGACAGACCATTCTCCCCTCGAAACCCTGTCTCCGGCTCTTGCTCGCCGCGAGGCGCTGCTTTCCACCTGGCGCAGCCGGTACTTCTCCGCAGTTCCGGCAGGGACGCGCATCAACGCCGGGGAGTTCGACGAGATCTTCGGCAAGGAGCTGGACCGTCTCGCCAAGCCCGCTGCAGATCCCGACGCGCCGCCCACGACTCTACGGGAGACGGCGCAGACTCTCGCGGATCTCGGCGTGCCCTTGGCTCATCTGGTGATCGCCGGCTCCGCGTGGCGAGACGCCATCTGCGAGATCCTCGGCCCGTCGCTGGCGCCGGCCGTGGAAGCAGCGGTGGCGGAGCTCGACGCTCTGCGCGCCAAGACCTACGCCGAGGTGTACGCCGCGCGGGAGAGCTATGCCGCGTGTGCGCGACCGGTGGTCAACCTGCGCAAGAAGGAAGACGACGACGCCTTCGAGCTGATTGGCCAGAGCCCAGCGATGGAGCGACTGCGAGAACAGATCTCCGATGCGGGTCAAGCACGCGGCTCCCTCTTGATCCTGGGAGAGCCAGGCACCGGTAAGGAGCTGGTGGCTCGGGCCGTCCACGCCGGGTCGGGCCTCGAACGCTCTGCGTTTCTGCGCCTCACTCCGTCCGTGCTGTCCCCCCACGTCGTGGATTCCGAGCTATTCGGCCACGTAGGTCGCGATGGCGACAAGCGCTTTGCGGGGCTTCTCCGCTCCGCAGAGGGTGGCACCCTGTTCATCGACGAGGTCACCGCGCTGAGCCCCGAGGTTCAGGCCAAGCTCGTGCACGTGCTCCTGGAGGGCAAGATGCGTCCGGTAGGGGGAGCCGAAGACGAGCCGGTTCACGTGCGCGTCATCGCGTCGACCTCGCGGGATCTGGACGAGGCCGTGGCCGCCGGAGTGCTGCGCGGCGACCTTGCCTCCGCGCTCAAGATGCTGACCATCGAGGTACCGCCGCTTCGCGAGCGACGCAGTGACATTCCGCTCCTGTGCGAGCACTTCCTCACCACGTTCTGCCACCGGCGCTGCGGGTGCATCTTCGCCATCAGCGATCGCGCGATGCAGCTCTTGTTGTCAGCGGACTGGCCGGGCAACGACCGCGAGCTCCGCAGCGCCATCGAGCACGCGGTGTCCAACGGTGAGGGTGGCGTGGTGCGGGTCGAGGATCTTCCTGCCTACCTGTGGCATGGCCGCGGAGTGGAAGGCGAGGGCGTGCTCGACCGCTTGCCTACCCTCGCCGAGGCCGAGGAGCAGCTGATTCGAGCGACCCTCAAGCACTTCGAGGGCAACAAGCTGCGTGCCGCGAAGTCCCTGGGGATTTCGCGGCACAAGCTGTACGACCGCCTGCGGAAGCTCGGGCTCTGA
- a CDS encoding SUMF1/EgtB/PvdO family nonheme iron enzyme has translation MNGKLHLLLMVVLVVGCRERRAPDPALVASSPSSVPAAPAASGPTLSAVTTATPKPAACPADMALIDGRFCIDRWEARVREADGSEHSPFRSVGPKKVVAETRAGVIPQAYISEKEADAACRRAGRRLCTTKQWVTACMGQGKGRRQFPYGAAERHDACNTHRPIHPSSIIHGERRTDSVALNDPRLNQVPNTIAKTGEFDQCVTPEGVYDLHGNLLEWTRGEKPLLMGGHYLDGVQHGPGCTYVTDAHGADYHDFTTGFRCCMPAAAGAHEPEPESVPAVQSEGDPTGMRGFELATGRLPELTPPPYEPADAACPADMVLAEGLRCSVPIQRCKRWLPRTSVGEKIACAEFAEPSECTGSRRSMRYCIDRYELTPPGYGLPLTHVNWTEAQNLCRAMDKRLCMEDEWEFACEGPDALPYPYGYVRDAKRCNHDFPEEELVTGPDQFIDHRVAKDARPECTSPFGVVNMVGNVDEWTTRPSGEPGHRAILRGGWWLIGRNRCRAATSNHGERYAGMQTGVRCCKAARGQ, from the coding sequence GTGAACGGAAAGCTCCACCTGCTGCTCATGGTCGTTCTCGTGGTCGGCTGTCGCGAACGGCGCGCCCCCGACCCCGCTCTGGTGGCCTCGTCGCCGAGCTCCGTCCCCGCGGCGCCGGCGGCGTCCGGGCCGACGCTCAGCGCCGTGACCACCGCGACCCCGAAGCCCGCGGCGTGTCCGGCAGACATGGCGCTGATCGATGGACGCTTCTGCATCGATCGCTGGGAGGCACGGGTGCGCGAAGCCGACGGCAGTGAGCACTCGCCGTTTCGCTCCGTAGGTCCCAAGAAGGTCGTGGCAGAAACCCGCGCCGGCGTGATCCCCCAAGCCTACATCTCGGAGAAGGAGGCCGACGCAGCCTGCCGCCGGGCGGGCCGTCGCTTGTGCACCACCAAGCAGTGGGTGACGGCGTGCATGGGGCAGGGGAAGGGTCGCCGGCAGTTTCCCTATGGGGCGGCGGAACGCCACGACGCCTGTAACACCCACCGGCCCATCCATCCGAGCTCCATCATCCACGGTGAGCGGCGCACGGACTCCGTCGCCCTCAACGACCCACGACTGAACCAGGTTCCGAACACCATCGCGAAGACCGGCGAGTTCGACCAGTGCGTCACGCCCGAGGGCGTGTACGACCTGCACGGCAACCTGCTGGAGTGGACGCGGGGAGAAAAGCCGCTGCTGATGGGCGGGCACTATCTCGACGGCGTGCAGCACGGCCCCGGGTGCACCTACGTGACCGACGCCCACGGCGCGGACTATCACGACTTCACCACCGGCTTCCGCTGCTGCATGCCCGCCGCAGCGGGCGCCCACGAGCCGGAGCCCGAGTCGGTGCCCGCAGTTCAGAGTGAGGGTGACCCGACCGGAATGCGCGGCTTCGAGCTGGCCACGGGGCGGTTGCCGGAGCTCACACCGCCGCCCTACGAGCCCGCTGATGCGGCCTGCCCCGCGGACATGGTGCTGGCGGAGGGCCTTCGCTGCTCGGTTCCCATCCAGCGCTGCAAACGCTGGCTGCCGCGCACGTCCGTCGGGGAGAAGATCGCCTGCGCTGAGTTCGCAGAACCCAGCGAATGCACGGGCTCGCGTCGATCGATGCGCTACTGCATCGATCGCTACGAGCTCACGCCGCCCGGCTACGGCCTGCCGCTGACCCACGTGAACTGGACCGAAGCCCAGAACCTGTGTCGTGCCATGGACAAGCGCCTGTGCATGGAAGACGAGTGGGAGTTCGCCTGTGAGGGACCGGATGCGCTGCCGTATCCCTACGGCTACGTGCGGGACGCCAAGCGCTGCAACCACGACTTCCCCGAAGAAGAGCTGGTCACCGGTCCGGACCAGTTCATCGACCACCGGGTGGCCAAGGACGCTCGGCCCGAGTGCACGAGCCCCTTTGGTGTGGTCAACATGGTGGGCAACGTGGACGAATGGACCACGCGCCCGAGCGGGGAGCCGGGGCACCGCGCGATCCTGCGGGGTGGATGGTGGCTCATCGGCCGGAACCGTTGCCGTGCCGCAACGTCCAACCACGGCGAGCGCTATGCCGGGATGCAGACGGGCGTCCGCTGCTGCAAGGCAGCTCGCGGCCAATGA
- a CDS encoding CBS domain-containing protein translates to MPTLDVPLSTVMTRDVVTVLSTATVEQAVRAMLEQNVLGLAVEDAAGSVVGVFSMTDALWATSTSERSESDDSFYDAAALLRIVREPKTLEAKELPVSRFMNQRVVSLGPDATVAEAARTMAERRIHRVLVLDEKKKLLGVVAALDVCRHVTS, encoded by the coding sequence ATGCCCACTCTCGACGTCCCCCTCTCCACGGTCATGACCCGCGACGTGGTCACGGTGCTGTCCACCGCCACGGTGGAACAAGCCGTGCGCGCCATGCTCGAGCAGAACGTGCTGGGGCTCGCGGTAGAAGACGCCGCCGGGTCCGTCGTGGGGGTGTTCTCCATGACGGACGCGCTGTGGGCCACCAGCACCTCGGAGCGGTCGGAGTCCGACGACAGCTTCTACGACGCGGCGGCGCTGCTCCGGATCGTGCGGGAGCCCAAGACGCTGGAGGCGAAGGAGCTGCCCGTGAGCCGCTTCATGAACCAGCGAGTCGTCTCGCTGGGCCCCGACGCGACGGTGGCGGAGGCGGCTCGCACCATGGCCGAACGTCGGATCCACCGGGTATTGGTGCTCGACGAGAAGAAGAAGCTCCTCGGTGTGGTCGCCGCGTTGGACGTGTGCCGCCACGTGACGTCCTGA
- a CDS encoding lamin tail domain-containing protein — MKKLLFRASALALLTAMACSSSTDDSGSNAPPKTSTIVPPGKADNYFSTKGQEYTVTGATFGQVEASCLSANASSPDPQKHCALESIGLKNFAIGWFLNQYVIDKHEAANEEWGGFTAMTRPASYEALEVTDPDQDGKFDYQFTSELSGPLNLLDKIPTTPCGDERCFDLEIPVLDNATLKKTDTGNEWYRHSPYSEYDPATYTGAKETIQLHIKPYPRSNDAYLEYNKLFSPEQLAKAGGQLRIGIFVGWDYYADRYDLQTAKELYRWLTQDLGFASPVESYDALGIDSGEFTKTIQVNGQQVPVSVRLVHPGQGDPSSVAFASQMKSAMIQAFADRQIIIYEGHAGPLYGFALANWNVTEAGELDDSELPSLSIPENFYQVVLASGCDTYMVADSLYENPVKQGRIDLDVITTSSFSNAAGKGRTAKVLVNAVVNQSQGGQLQPQMYGELLRNLNQEYWMTPIFGVHGIDDNPRVNPFADVSKLCQSCSGHSECGGYGNKCVDFGGGNTKCTTKCETNNDCPSGYSCFDVREGNTLVGKSCAPTDLVCGGSGGPDNEVWINEIHYDNTGLDTDEGVELAGKAGMDLTGYSLVLYNGKPGQLRAYKTVTLEQPLPGSAGTAVLWVPVPYMQNGGDDGAGEPDAVALVDAHGAVKSFLSYEGSFTPTNGPAMGMASTDIGVSELSTSPTGQSLSLTGTGKSYGEFTWVVGPASPGGKNPGQSFQ; from the coding sequence ATGAAGAAGCTGCTTTTCCGCGCCAGCGCGCTCGCGCTGCTCACCGCCATGGCCTGCTCCTCGAGCACTGACGACTCGGGCTCGAACGCTCCGCCGAAGACCAGCACGATCGTTCCGCCTGGCAAGGCCGACAACTACTTCAGCACCAAAGGCCAAGAGTACACCGTGACGGGGGCCACCTTCGGCCAGGTGGAAGCATCTTGTCTGAGCGCGAACGCCAGCTCTCCGGATCCCCAAAAGCACTGCGCTCTCGAAAGCATCGGTCTCAAGAACTTCGCCATCGGCTGGTTCTTGAACCAGTACGTGATCGACAAGCATGAAGCGGCCAACGAGGAGTGGGGTGGCTTCACTGCCATGACGCGGCCGGCCAGCTACGAGGCGCTGGAAGTCACCGATCCGGATCAGGACGGCAAGTTCGACTACCAGTTCACCAGTGAGCTGTCGGGTCCACTCAATCTCCTGGACAAGATCCCGACCACGCCTTGCGGCGACGAGCGCTGCTTCGACCTCGAGATCCCCGTGCTCGACAACGCCACGCTGAAGAAGACCGACACGGGCAACGAGTGGTATCGCCACTCGCCTTACAGCGAGTACGACCCCGCGACCTACACCGGAGCAAAGGAGACCATCCAGCTCCACATCAAGCCCTACCCCCGGTCCAACGACGCCTATCTGGAATACAACAAGCTGTTTTCCCCGGAGCAGCTCGCGAAGGCCGGCGGACAGCTCAGGATCGGCATCTTCGTCGGCTGGGACTACTACGCGGACCGCTACGACCTGCAGACGGCCAAGGAGCTTTATCGCTGGCTGACTCAGGATCTCGGGTTTGCGAGCCCGGTGGAGAGCTACGACGCGCTCGGCATCGACTCCGGCGAGTTCACCAAGACGATCCAGGTCAACGGGCAACAGGTGCCGGTCTCGGTGCGCTTGGTCCATCCAGGTCAAGGGGACCCGTCCAGCGTCGCTTTCGCGAGCCAGATGAAGTCCGCCATGATCCAGGCCTTCGCCGATCGGCAGATCATCATCTACGAAGGGCACGCCGGGCCGCTGTACGGCTTTGCCCTGGCGAACTGGAACGTGACGGAGGCCGGCGAGCTGGACGACTCCGAGCTGCCGTCCCTCTCCATCCCCGAGAACTTCTATCAGGTGGTGCTCGCCAGCGGCTGCGACACGTACATGGTGGCAGACTCGCTGTACGAGAATCCCGTCAAGCAGGGCCGCATCGATCTGGACGTGATCACCACTTCGAGCTTCTCGAACGCCGCGGGCAAGGGCCGGACTGCCAAGGTGCTGGTGAACGCGGTGGTGAACCAGAGCCAGGGCGGACAACTCCAACCCCAGATGTACGGCGAGCTCCTGCGGAATCTGAACCAGGAGTATTGGATGACGCCCATCTTCGGCGTGCACGGCATCGACGACAATCCGCGCGTGAATCCGTTCGCGGACGTGTCCAAGCTGTGCCAGAGCTGCTCTGGCCACTCGGAGTGCGGCGGCTACGGCAACAAGTGCGTCGATTTCGGCGGTGGCAACACGAAGTGCACCACCAAGTGCGAAACCAACAACGACTGCCCCTCCGGCTACAGCTGCTTCGACGTTCGTGAGGGCAACACGTTGGTGGGCAAGAGCTGCGCGCCGACGGATCTCGTGTGCGGGGGCTCGGGAGGGCCCGACAACGAGGTCTGGATCAACGAGATCCACTACGACAACACCGGCCTCGACACCGACGAGGGCGTGGAGCTCGCCGGCAAGGCGGGGATGGATCTCACGGGGTACTCGCTGGTGCTCTACAACGGCAAGCCGGGACAGCTCCGGGCCTACAAGACGGTGACGCTCGAGCAGCCGCTGCCGGGCTCCGCCGGCACGGCCGTGCTTTGGGTTCCCGTTCCCTACATGCAAAACGGTGGGGACGACGGCGCCGGGGAACCGGACGCCGTTGCCCTGGTGGACGCCCACGGCGCGGTGAAGTCGTTCCTCAGCTACGAGGGCAGCTTCACGCCAACCAACGGCCCGGCGATGGGCATGGCCTCGACGGACATCGGCGTCTCGGAGCTCAGCACCTCGCCGACGGGTCAGTCCTTGAGCCTGACGGGCACTGGCAAGAGCTACGGCGAGTTCACCTGGGTCGTCGGACCGGCGTCGCCGGGGGGCAAGAACCCGGGCCAGTCCTTCCAGTAG